ATCCGGCGGCGCAGCTCGTCCTGGGCCAGCGGCCCGGAGTGGACGACCTTCCCGGTCGAGTCGAGCAGGACGTACTGCTCCTGGCCGGTGATCCCGAACCGGCGCCACACCGCGCCGTCGTCGTCGGCGAGGTGGGGGAACCCGGCGATGCCGGTGTCCTTGGCGAAGCGGCGCATCGCCTCGGCGCCGCTGCCCAGCCCCGCCACACCGAGCACGGTGACCCGGGCGGCGTTGTCCCGCTGCACGGCGGCCACGTCGTCGGCGACCCCCCGGCAGCGGGTGCACCACGCCGCCCAGAACCACAGCACCGCCGGCCTGCCGGCGAGGCTGCTCCCGGCGAAGGGCCGGTCGTCGATGGTGCGCGCGGTGAAGTCCAGGGTGGCCGGTGTGGCCGGGCGGGCGGCGTCGCCGGAGGCGCCCGGCGTGACGCTCACCGGGGCGGCGGCGGTCGTGCCCGGCGTGGCGGTGGCGGTGTCCGGCGTGGCGGCGGGGGTGGCCGGCTCGGCGCCGCCGCAGGCGGTGAGGCCCAGGACGGCCACGGTCAGGACGGTCGGGAGGATTCGGCGGGTGACGGCGGGCATGTCCGGATGCTAGCCGGCACGGTGGCCGTCGAGCCCTTACCGCTCGCTTACGCCCGCGTCCGTTCCCTCGCGCCCGGCATCGGCCCGTTGCGGTCGGCGCCCGTGCGGTGCGGTCCCCGCCTGCGGGCCGCCGTCCGTGCCCGCCTGCGGGTCGTTCGGTCCGCGCCCGCCTGCGGGCCGCCGTCCGTCTCCCCCTGCGCCCGCCCGTCATACCCCGGCGACGGTGTTCCCCGGTGGTGGTCAGGCCGGGCGGGCGCCGACCGCGTCGCGGATCTCCGCGCCCTGGGTCTCCTCGTGGCGGGCGCAGTGCGCACAGCAGAAGAACCGGCCGGCGACCTCCACCCCGTGACCGAGGATCTTGACGTCGCAGTGTTCGCAGATCGGCGCCAGCTTGTGCGCCGCGCACTCGAAGCAGTCGAAGGTGTGCACGTCGCCGCTGACCGTACGCACCTCGAACGCCATCCAGTAGTCGTTGCCGCAGACCTCGCAGGTAGCCACCCTCGAAACCCCCAAATCAGGACATGTGCCTCCAGGGTGCGCCAGGTTCGGGCGGCCGGGGGCGAAATGCCGTGAGTCGATCGGGTCGGGCGGCGTTTCGCCCCCGGCGCGTCGTGCGTTGGTCCCGGTGTACGCCTCGACCCCGGAGGACCTCGTGATCAAGCGGAACAAGCTCTTCGGCAACCAGACCCGGGTCACCTTCTGCCTGCCCCGGGACACCCCGCCCGGCACCGTCAGCGTGGTCGGCAGCTTCAACGACTGGGAGCCCGGCCGGCACGAGCTCGTCGCCCGCCGCGACGGCACCCGGACGGTGACCGTCCGGCTCGCCCCGGGCCGCCACCGGTTCCGCTACCTGGCCACCGGCGGCGTCTGGCTCGACGACGACTCGGCCGACCAGGTCGACGACAAGGGCAGCCTGCTGGTGCTCTGACCGCACCCGGGCCGGGTCAGCCCTGCTTCGGCTCCAGCCGGATCGACAGCGAGTTCACGCAGTGCCGGGTGTCCTTCGGGGTGAAGCCCTCGCCCTCGAAGACGTGCCCCAGGTGGCTGTCGCAGCGCGCGCAGCGGATCTCGACACGCGTCATGCCGAGGGTGTGGTCGGGGATCTCCTTGACCGCGCCCGGGACGGCGTCGTCGAAGCTCGGCCAGCCGCAGTGCGAGTCGAACTTGTCGTCGCTGCGGAACAGCTCCGCCCCGCACGCCCGGCAGTGGTAGACGCCGGGGGTCTTGGTGTCCACGTACTCGCCGGTCCACGGCCGCTCGGTGCCGGCCTCCCGCAGCACCCGGAACTCCTCGGGGGTCAGCCGGACCCGCCACTCGTCCTCGGTGCGGGGCAGTTCGTTCTCGTCGAGACTCACCCGTCAACGGTACGCCGGACGTCGGAGGTGTCGCATAGGGTCGCGGGATGGGTGGCACCACGAAGGCGACGGTGACCGAGATCGAGGTGGCCGGGCACACCGTCCGGCTCAGCAGCCCGGACCGGCTCATCTTCCCGCAGCGCGGCTTCACCAAGGCCGACGTCTTCCACTACTACCTGGCGGTGGGCGACGGCATCGTGCGCGCCCTGCGCGACCGTCCCACCACGCTCCAGCGCTTCCCCGAGGGCGTGGAGGGGGAGGCGTTCTACCAGAAGCGGGTGCCCACCCGGGGCGTGCCGCCGTGGGTGCGTACCGCGCGGATCAGCTTCCCCAGCGGGCGCAGCGCCGACGAGCTGTGCCCCGCCGACCTCGCCCACGTCGCCTGGGCCGCCCAGATGGGCACCATCGTGTTCCACCCGTGGCCGGTGCGCGCCGCCGACGTCGACCGCCCCGACGAGCTGCGCATCGACCTCGACCCGCAGCCCGGCACCGACTTCGCCGACGCGGTGGCCGCCGCCGGTGAGGTCCGGGCGCTGCTGGCCGAGCTGGGCGCGGTCGGCTGGCCGAAGACCTCCGGCGGTCGGGGTGTGCACGTCTACCTGCGTATCCCGCCGCGCTGGACGTTCACCGAGGTGCGCCGGGCCACCATCGCGCTGGCCCGCGAGCTGGAACGCCGTCGCCCCGACCTGATCACCACCGCCTGGTGGAAGGAGGAGCGCGGGGCCCGGGTCTTCGTCGACTACAACCAGATGGCCCGGGACCGGACGATCGCCTGCGCGTACTCGCTGCGCGCCAACGCCCGGGCCACCGTCTCCACCCCGGTCGAGTGGGACGAGCTGCCCGACGTCGACCCGGACGACTTCGACCTGCGTACCGTGCCGGCGCGGCTGGCCGAGCGGGGTGACCCGCACGCCGGAATCGACGACACCCCGTACGACATCACCACGCTGCTGGAGTGGGCCGACCGGGACGCCACCGGCGGGCAGGGCGATCTGCCGTACCCGCCGGACCACCCGAAGATGCCGGGCGAGCCGAAGCGGGTCCAGCCCTCCCGGGACCGCGACCGCCCGCGCTGACCGGCCCAACGAACCCGGCCCGGCGGACCCCATCGGCCGGCCCACCGGCGTCGGCTCAGCGGCCCTCGGCCATCGCCTCCACCGCCTCCTTGGCGGTCCTGAGGTCCGCACCGGTCGCCTCCCGGTACGCCTTGATCGCCTGGATCTTCTCGCCCCGGGCCAGGTGCGCGCGGACCCCCGGCAGGGCGGGCCCCGGGTCCACCACGCCGAGATGCCGCATCACCAGGTCGAGGCGGCGTTCGATCTCGGCCAGCCGCAGGGCGGTGGCGTCCCGGCGACCGGGCCGGGCCGTCTGCGCGAGGAGCAGCGTCAGCGCGAGCACGAGCAGGATGGCGAGGGTGGATTCCATCAGCCGATCGAAGCAGACCGGTGCCAGGCACACTTGCCCGCATGACCGACCCGAGTGTGATCCGGCGGCTGATCGGCGTCTACCACGCCGACGGCGGCCTGCGCGGCGAGCTGGCCTACGTCGTCGGCAAGGTGCGCGGGACCGCCTCCTGCGCGCTGTGCGACATCACCCACGGCGCGTTCGGCCGCCGTCGCCAGTGGCGCGACCTCCTGCCCGAGCTGGGCGTCCCGGTCGAGCTGGTGCACCTCAACGAGCGCTCCGCACCGGTCCGGGCGGCCAGCGAGGGGCGTACCCCGTGCGTGCTGGCGGTGACCGACGGCGGGCACCTGCCCCTGCTCGGTCCGGACGAGCTGACCGGCCTCGACGGCGACGTGGCCCGGTTCGCCGAGGCGCTGCGCGCGGCGGCCGGGCGGGCCGGCCTGCGGTGGGAGAGCGCCGACTGATAACGATCACGTAAAGGGCGCGAACCTTTTCCGGCCCCACCCGCTCTGTCTGGTCGTCGGCCCGACGGGGGCGGAGGGGGAGGCGTCGGATGATGCTGGTGTGGAGGCGGGCCCGCGAGGCGCGGGGTCTGCTGCTGGCGGCGGCGGCCGCGGCGTTGGTCGCGGTCGCCCTGGTCACCGGGCTCTCCGACTACAGCCGCCGCGCGGTCGACGCCGGCCAGCGGGCCATGCTCGCCGCCGCGCCGGCCGCCGAACGCAGCCTGCTGATCAGTGGCTCCGGCGGCCGGGACGCGGCCGAGGCCGCCGCCCGCGACCGGACGGTGCGGGACCGGTTCGCCCACGGCCTGGGCGGCGCGTCGGTCACCGTGTCCGCCGCCCGGCACGGCACCGGTCGGGAACTCACCGGTGACCTCGGCGGCGCGCGGGTCGACGACGACCCGGTCTTCGCCGACCTGGCCACCCTCGACGACCTGCCCGCCCGCGCCGACCTCGTCACCGGGGCCTGGCCCACCGCCGGGGCGCCGCAGACCCAGGTCGCCGTGCCGGAGCGGGTGGCGGGCGCGCTGCGGCTGACCGCCGGCAGCCGGGTGCCGATGACCGACCGCAGCACCGGCCGGGCCGCCGACGTGGTGGTCGCCGGGGTGTTCCGCCCCCGCGACCCGGCCGCCGCCTACTGGCAGCTCGCGCCGGGGGCGGTCGGCACCGCCGAGAGCGACGGCGGCTCGTACGGGCCGTTCGTCCTCGACCCGGCGGACTTCGTCCGCACCTTCCCCGGCTCCACCTCGATCTCCTGGGTGGTCGAGCCGGACCTCGCCGGCGTCGCGCCGAGCCGGCTGCCCGACGTCGGGCAGGCGGTGGCCGTCGCCCTGCGCGACGTGCCGGAGGAGGCGGGCCTCGGCTCGTCGGCGCAGAGCGTCAGCGGGCTGGACCGGCTGATCGACCGGCTCGGCCGGGCCGACCTGGTGGGGCGCTCGGCGCTGCTCACCCCGCTGCTGCTGATCGTGGTGCTCGGCGGGTACGCGCTGGTGCTCGTCGCCGCGCTGCTCAACGAGGACCGCCGGGGCCAGACCGCGCTGCTGCGGGCCCGGGGGGCCGCGCGCGGCCAGCTCGCCGGGCTGGCCGTCCGGGAGGCGACCCTGGTGGTGCTGCCGGCGGCGCTGCTCGCGCCCCCGCTGGCCGGGCTGGTGCTGCGCCGCGTCGGCGGCGCGGACGGGCTGACCGACCTGCGGCTGGGCGGCGGTGGCGCCGGCGCCGTCTGGACGGTGGCGCTCGCCGCGGCGGTCGGCTGCCTGCTCGCCATGGTGCTGCCGGCGCTGCGCCGGGCCGGCAGCTACGTCGCCGACATGGCCGCCCGCTCCCGCCCCACCCGGGCCGCCACCGTGCAGCGCGCCGGCGCGGACCTGGCCCTGGTGCTGCTCGCCCTGCTCGCCTGGACGCAGCTGCGGCAGTACTCGTCGCCGCTGGCCGGCGCGGGCGGGCGGCTCGGCATCGACCCGCTGCTCGCCGTCGCCCCGACCCTGGGGGTCCTGGCCGGGGCGGTGCTGGCGCTGCGGCTGCTGCCGCCGGTCACCCGGGTCGCCGAGCGGTTCGTCGACCGCCGGCCGTGGACGGCCACCATGCTCGGCATGTGGCAGGCCGGCCGCCGCCCGCACGCCGGACCGGTGCTGCTGCTCGCCCTCGCCGTCGGCGCCAGCACCCTGGCCTGGACGCTGGTCAGCACCTGGGAGCGGTCGCAGACCGACCAGGCCGACCACCGCGTCGGCGCCGACCTGCGGGTGGTCGAACGCGGTGGCGCCGCCCCGGTGGACCGCGCCGCCTCTCTGGCCGGCACGCCGGGGGTACGGCAGGTGCTGCCGGGCTGGCGCGACGAGATCCGGCTGGGCCGCACCAGCCTGCCGACCACGGTGCTGGCCCTGGACACGGCCGCCGCCGGTGACGTGGCCCGGATCGCCGACCGGCTGGGCGACCGGCCGCCGCGCGAGCTGCTCGACCGGATGGCGCGCGAGCGCGACGAGGCCGCCGGGGTCGCGCTGCCGGCCGACGCGCGGCGGCTCACCGGCACCGTCCGCACCCCGGTACGCGAGCCGGTCGTGCCGCAGTCCATCGAGGTGACGGTGCTGCTCACCCGCGCCGACGGGCTGGCCCTGCGGCTGCCGCTGGCCACCACGAACTCCGCCGACGACCGGGCCGCGCCGTTCGCCCTCGACCTGCCCGCCGGGCCGCCGTGGCGGGTGGCCGGCTTCCAGGCCGACGCCGGTGACGCCGCCGCCCGCGGGTACGGCCTCCAGGTCGACGGCCTGCGCGTCGAGGACGCCGCCGGGACCGCCCGAGCGGTGGAGCTGACCGGCGACTGGTCCCTGGTGGACGCCCTGCGCGACAAGCCGGTCCGGACGACCGGGGTCTCCGCGGCCGGGGTGGACGTGGACTACCCGGTCGTGCTGACCGAGGGCGGACGCTTCGCCAGCCAGCCGACGATCCGTTACGCGGTCGTCCCGGCCGGCGAGAGCGCCCCGGTGCCGGCGCTGGTCACCCCGCAGGTGCTGGCCGCCCTCGACGCCCGCCCCGGCGACGTGGTGCCGCTCGCCCTGTCCGGCGCGTCGGTGCCGGTGCGGGTGGTCGGCGAGCTGAGCGCGGTGCCGGGCGCCGGGGACACCGGGGGAGCGATGCTGATCGACCTGCCCGCCGCGACCCAGTGGCTGGTCCGGCAGCGGGCCACCGTCCGGCCGGTGCCGGAGTGGTGGCTGCGCGTCGACCCGGGTGGGCACGCCGCCGCCGCGGCGGCGCTGCGGGACCTGCCCGACGTGACCGTCCTCGACCGGCGGGAGGCCGCCGAGGCGGCGGCCGGTGACCCGTACTGGCGGGGGGCCCGGACCGGGCTGCTCGCCGCCGCGCTCGGGTCGGTGCTGCTCGCCCTGGTCGGTCTCGCCGTGGACGTCTGGGCCACCGGGCGACGCCGGATGGCCGAGCTGGCGGTGCTGCACACCCTGGGCGCCGGGCCCCCCGTGCTGGCCCGGGCGCTGCTCGCCGAACAGACCTTCCTGGCCGGCATCGGCGTGACCGTCGGCCTGCTGGTCGGCGCGGGCGTCGGCGCCACCATGGCCCCGCTGGTGATCCTCACCCCCGGCGCGGGGCGGCCCGTGCCGGAGGCCGCGTTCACCGTGCCGTGGACGCCGATCGGCCTCACCGCGCTGGGGCTGCTGGTGGCCGCCCTCGCCTTCAGCGCGGTGCTCACCACCGGCCTGCGGCAGCGCGTCGCGGCGGTCCAGCTCCGGATCGGGGGAGAACGATGAGCGTCCTGGCGGTGGCGCGCAGGGTCCGCGCGTACGGGGGCCACTTCCTGCTGCTGATGGTGCTGACGCTGGTGACGGCGGTGCTGGTCACCGGGGTGCCCCGGCTGGCCGAGCGGCTGGCCGGCCAGGGACTGCGCGAGCAGCTGGCCGAGGTGCCGGGCCAGGGGCGGGACCTGCTCTACCGGCGGACGCCGGAGATCCAGCCGCCCGGCACCGCGGGCTGGACCGCCGCGCACCGGGGCCCGCTCGACGACCTGGCCGCCGGCATGCCCCCGGTGGTGCGCGACGTGATCGGCGAGCGGTGGTACGCGGCCGACACCGGCTTCGCCCGGCTGAAGGGCCCGGAACTCACCCGCGACAAGGGCCTGTTCGACCTGGCCCTGCGCACCACGACCGGGCTGGCGGAGGCGGCCACCCTGGTCGAGGGGCGCTGGGCGGGGCAGGGGACCCGCCGGGAGGCGGCGGTGGAGATCGCGCTCGCCGAGCCGGTGGCCCGCGCCCTCGGCGTCCGCGCCGGCAGCCGGCTGCGGGCGGCCCTGTACCGGCCGGACGGCAGCGAGTACGGCGCCGCCCCCGTGGTGGTGGTCGGTGTGTTCCGTCCCCGCGACCCGGCCGACGGCGTCTGGGACGGGTTGCCGTCCGCGCTGCGGCTGACCCCGCCGGTCGGTGACGGGCAGCCGTTCCAGCTCGTCGGGCTGACCGACGCGGTCGGCCTGGACGACCGGGCGGCGGACGGCTGGGCCGCCGGGGTCAGCTACCGGTACCGGGTCGACCCCGACCGGCTCGCCCCGGGGCGGCTCGACGCGCTGATCGCCGGCCTGTCCCAGGTGGACCGCGAGCGACCGGCCGAGCTGCACTTCTCCCAGGGCGTCGACATCCCGCTGCGGCAGTACGCGGACGCGCTCGCCGCCGCCCGGACCCTGCTCACCGTCATCGCCACCGGGGTGCTCGCCACCCTCGCCGGGCTGACCGCGCTGGCGGCCGGGCTGGCGGTGCGCCGCCGCCGCGACGAGTACGTCCTGCTGCGCGCCCGGGGCGGTTCGGCGTTCGGGGTGGTGCGGCGGGGCCTGGCCGAGTCGGCACTGGTGGTGCCGGCCGCCGCCGGGGTGGGCTGGCTGCTCGGTGGTCTCCTCCCGACCGACCCGCTGGCCGGCGGCACGCCCGGCGCGGCGCTCCGGCTGGCCCTGGCCGCCGCGCTGCTGGCCACCGTGGCGCTGCCGGTGGCGGTGCTGGCCGCCCAGCGCGGCGGCGTGGGCGGGCGTCGCGACCTGCTCCGGCTGCGGGGCGGGGCGGGCCGGCTGACCGTCGAGGTCACCCTGGTCGGGCTGGCCGCGCTCGCCGCGTTCCTGCTGCGCCGGCGGGGCCTGACGCTCGGCGGACAGGTGGATCCGCTGCTGGTGTCGGTGCCGGTGCTGCTGGCGGTCGCCGCCGCGCTGCTGGCGCTGCGCGCGTACCCGTGGCCGTTGCGGCTGGCCAGCCGGCTGGCCGCCCGGGCGCGCGGGGCGGTGGCCTTCCTCGGCACCGCCCGCGCCGGCCGGGCCGGGGTGGCCGCGCCGTTGGTGGTGGTGGTGCTGGCGATCGCGACGGCGGCGTTCTGCGGGGTGGTGGCCGTCGGCATCTCCGACGGCCGGGACCGGGCGGTCACCCGGACGGTGCCGGCCGACGCGCTGGTCGCCGGTGACCGGTTCGCCCCGGACACCGCGGCGGCGCTGGCCGGGCTGCCCGGGGTCCGGGCGGTCACCCCGGTGCTCGCCCAGCCGGGCCAGCGGCTGTACGCCGACGCCGACGGCCGCCCCGCCGGGGCGGGGGAGGCGTACGTGCTGCTGGTGGAGCCGGCCGGCTTCGCGGACGTGGCCCGCCGGTCGGGGCTCGACGTGGCGGTGCCGGGGACGCTGCGCGGCGACCGGGCGAGTGCGCTGCCGGCGCTGGTGTCGCCGGACTTCGCCGCCGCGCTGGCCGAGGCGGAACTCGCCGACCGGGCCGGCCGGCGTCCCGGCTGGGTCGACGTGCAGGGCAACAAGCTGCCGTTCCGCCTCGCCGGCACGACCGCACGGTTCCCGCTGGTGCCGGCGGAGATCACCCGGTTCGTGGTGCTGCCCTGGCCGGACCTGCCCGCCGACGGGCCGTACCCGCTCGCCCCGACCGGTTTCCTGCTCGCCGCCGGTGACCGCCCGGTCGACCCGGCCGCCCTGGCCCGGGTCGCCGAGGAGGGCCAGACCCGCTACCAGACCGACGGGACGGTGACCGGCGGCAAGCGCCCGCTGCCGCCGCGGGTGACGACGTGGGCGGCGGAGCGGGAACGGCTCGGCGGCAGCGGCGTCAACGGGCTGCTCGTCTTCGGCTTCGCCGTGGGCGCGGCCGGAGGCGCCCTGCTCGGGCTGCTCGCCCTGGCGTTCGCCGTGCTGGCCGGGGCCCGGGGCCGCGGTCAGGTGCTGTCCCGGCTGCGCACCATGGGGCTGTCCCGCCGGCAGTGGCAGGGCCTGCTGCTGATCGAGCTGGCCCCGCTGGTGGTGGTCTCGGTGCTGACCGGGGCGGTGGTCGGCGCCCTGCTGCCGGTGCTGCTCAATCCGGTGCTGGGGCTGTCCGCGTTCACCGGCGGGGTGCCGGTGACCGTCCGCTTCGAACCCGGCCTGGTCGCCGGGGTGCTCGGGCTGGCCGTGCTGGCCCTGGCCTTCGCCGTCGCGGTGGAGGCCGTGAACAACCGTCGGCTGCGCCTCGGCGAGGTGCTCCGGCTCGGAGAGGAGAGCTGAGATGACCGCTACCGCCGAGAGCACCGCCGTACCGGACCTGGCCGAGTTGCAGCGGCGGGCCGCGCACCGCGCGGCCGAGCGGGCCGGCGGGCGGGACCGCCTGCGCGGGCACATCGTCTGCGACGGGCTGGTCCGCATCTTCAAGACCGAGGGCGTCGAGGTGGTCGCCCTGCAGGGGCTGGACCTGGTCATCGACCGGGGTGAGCTGGTGGCGATCGTCGGCGCGTCCGGCTCGGGCAAGTCGACGCTGCTCAACATCCTCTCCGGGCTGGACACCCCGACCGCCGGGATCGCCCGGGTCGCCGACTACGACCTGCTCGCGCTGTCGAACCGGCGGCGGTTGAGCTACCGGCGGGACGTGGTCGGCTTCGTCTGGCAGCAGACCGGCCGGAACCTGCTGCCGTACCTGACCGCGCGGGAGAACGTCGAGCTGCCGATGCGGCTGGCCGGGCGTTCCGGGGGCCGACGGGCCCGGCGGGCGCGGGCGCAGGAGCTGCTGGAGCTGGTGGGCGTCGGCCACTGCGCCGACCGCCGGCCGGGCCAGCTCAGCGGCGGCGAGCAGCAGCGCTGCGCGGTCGCCGTGGCGGTGGCGAACGACCCGGAGGTGCTCTTCGCCGACGAGCCGACCGGCGAGCTGGACGAGGCCACCGGCGCGGAGGTCTTCGCGGCGCTGCGCACCATCAACGCCGAGCTGGGCGTGACGATCGTGGTGGTCACCCACGACCAGGCCGTGGCCACCCAGGTCCGCCGGACCGTCGCGATCCGCGACGGCCGGACCTCCTCCGAGGTACGCCGCACGGCACGGGTCACCGCCGACGGCAGCACCGAGCTGGTCAGCGAGGAGTACGCCGTGCTGGACCGCTCCGGCCGGATGCAGCTGCCGGCGCCCTTCGTGGACGCCCTGTCGCTGCGTGACCGGGTCCGCCTGAACCTCGAACCGGACCACGTCCAGGTCCGTCCCGGCGACGTGGCCGCCGGCACCGAACGGAGTGACGCATGAGCGAGCAGGTTTCCACCCTCGGGGTCGGCGACGCGGTCGCCGACGAGGTCGTCCGGGTCGAGGGGGTGAGCCGGACCTTCGGCCGGGGAGCACACGCCGTGCACGCCGTGCGGGACGTCTCGTTCCGGGCCGGGCGGAGCGAGCTGGTGGCGGTGCGGGGCCGCTCGGGCGCCGGCAAGACCACCCTGCTCAACCTGGTCGGCGGGCTGGACCGGCCGGACAGCGGCCGGGTGCACGTGGCCGGGCACGACGTGACCGCCGCCGGGGAGGCGGAGCTGCTGCGGCTGCGCCGGGGCACGGTCGGGTTCGTGTTCCAGACCTTCGGGCTGGTGCCGATCCTCTCCGCGGCGGAGAACGTGGGGGTGCCGCTGCGGCTGGCCCGGGTGCCGGCGGCGCAGCGGGAGGAGCGGGTGGCGGTGCTGCTGGAGTTGGTGGGGCTGGGTGGGCACGCGGCGCAGCGGCCGTACGAGCTGTCCGGTGGGCAGCAGCAGCGGGTGGCGGTGGCCCGGGCGCTGGCCAACGAGCCGGACCTGCTGATCGCCGACGAGCCGACCGGCCAGCTCGACTCGGAGACCGGCCGGTCGATCATGGACCTGCTGCGCGCCGTGGTGCACGCCCGGGGGATGACCGCGCTGGTCGCCACGCACGATCCCGCCCTGATCGAGCTGGCCGACCGCACCCTCACCCTGCGCGACGGCCACCTCGTCGACGACTGACGTCCGTCAGAGCGGGAGCTTCATGCCCTCGTGGCTGGCGACGAAGCCCAGGGTGCGGTAGAAGCGGTGGGCGTCGTCACGGGACTTGTCGGTGGTGAGCTGCACGAGCGCGCAGCCCCGCTGCCGGGCCTGGTCGATCGCCCACCGCATCATCAGCCGGCCCAGCCCCTGCCCGCGCAGGTCGGAGCGGACCCGCACCGACTCGATCAGGGCCCGCTCGGCGCCGTGCCGGCCCAGCCCCGGGATGTAGGTGAGCTGCATGCAGCCGACCACCTCGCCGCCCCGGTCGGCGACGACCTGCTGGTTGCGCGGGTCGGCGGTGATGTCGGCGAACGCCCGCTCGTACGCCTCGTCCACCTCGGCGACGTCCCGGGCCTTGCCGAGCACATCGTCGGCGAGCAGGGCGACGAGGGTGGGCAGGTCCGCCCGGACCGCCTCCCGGAAGATCACGTCGGTCATGGCCGCAGCCTGCCACAACGACACCGACCGATGTGCGCGCCGGGGTTGCCCGCAGCGGGCAGCATGGTGCGGCATGGAGCTCCTGCTGTTGCCGTTCCGCTGGGTCTACCGCGGGTTGGTCTGGTTCGCGAACTCGCCGGGCACCCTGATCGCCTCGTACCTGCTGATGATCGTGGTGGCGGGCGTGATCTACGGCCAGGTGGAGAACCGCAGCGCCGCCGACGCGGTCTGGTGGGCGGTGGTCACCGCGTCCACCGTCGGCTACGGCGACATCTCCCCGACCACCTGGCAGGGGCGTACCCTCGCCGCGCTGCTCATCTCCACCATGGTGCTGCTGGTCATCCCCCTGATCACCGCGCACTTCGCCAGCCGGCTCATCGTCGACGACGACGCGTTCGAGCACGACGAGCAGGAGGAGCTCAAGCGCGACGTGCGCCGGATGCGGGCGCTGCTGGAGGAGTTGGCCGCCCGGCAGGGCATCGAGCTGCCGAACTCGAACCGCTGCGGCCCGCCGAGCCGATCAGGCCGGTCTGGGAGCGGTCCAGGAGGCGGCGCCCACCGCAGTGGTGACCCTCGTCAACCCCGCTCCAGCCCGGTCCGCAGCGCCCACCACCGGCGGACGCTCTGCGGTGCGAGCGATCCGCACCGCGCCCGTCGGGCACCGGTCCGCCGGCCCGGCCATCCTGCCCCGGTCAGCGGGCCGGGCAACGCAGCCCTTCCCGGGGCACCGTCAGCGAGATCAGGTACGCGTCCACCGCGTCGGTGACGCAGGCCGTCTGCGGGTAGGCGGTGTGCCCCTCGCCCTCCCAGGTCAGCACCCGGCCCACCCCCAGCATGGCGGCCAGCTTCGCGGTCTGCTCGTACGGGGTGGCCGGGTCGCCGGTGGTGCCGACCACCACGATCGGCGGGGCGCCCTCGGCCCGGCCGGTCGGGTACGGGTCCCGCCCGCCCGGCCACTCCACGCAGCCGAGCATCCCCACCGCCAGGGACGGGCCGAAGAGCGGGTACCTGTCCCGCCACTGCGACTGGAGTTCCCGGATCCGGGCGATGCTCGGCTTCTCCGTCTCGTCGGCGCAGTTGACGGCGAGGTTGGCGTCGAACAGGTTGGAGTAGTTGCCCGCCTCGTCCCGGCCCGCGTACGCGTCGGCCAGGTCGAACACCCCGCTCGGGTCGCCGCCCTCCAGCTCGTCCACCGCCCGGGCCAGCTCCTCCCAGCCCGACTCGGTGTACAGCGACGAGATGACCGCGTAGAAGACCCAGCCCGAGGTGGCCTCCCGCCCGTCGGCGGCACGTACCGGGGAGACCCGCGCCTTGTCGATCGCCGTGGTCACCGCGGCCCGGGCGTCCGGGGCGATCGGGCAGCGCCCGGCGTTGGCCGCGCACCACCGGGTGAAGTTGCCGAACGCCCGCTCGAAGCCCTTGGCCTGGCTCTCCGAGCCGGCGATCAGCTGCTGGCGCGGGTCGACCGCACCGTCGAGCACCATGGCCCGCACGTTGCGCGGGTAGAGCTGGGCGTACGTGGCGCCGAGCAGGGTGCCGTAGGAGTAGCCGAGGTAGGTCAGCTTCTCGTCGCCCACCGCCGCGCGCACCGCGTCCACGTCCCGGGCGGCCTGCTCCGTGCCGTAGAGGGGGAGCTGGTCGCCGTACTTGTCGCCGCAGCCGCGCCCGACCCGCTGGTTGAGCGTGCGGTAGGCGTCGAACGACTCCTGGCTGCGCGGGTCGGGGTCGGCACCGAAACTGGCGTCCA
This genomic interval from Micromonospora coxensis contains the following:
- a CDS encoding alpha/beta hydrolase encodes the protein MRRVRLTLAGLVSGALLAAGCTLPAFVPGSAEKAAAPGTAPTWRACPEVAEELVGRGAPGMRYDCAKIAVPRNWGAGAGATAGPGAGETFEIALLRARSSKQRDRIGSLVINPGGPGGSGVDTAVYLSFGQAFGGLPASITDRFDIVGFDPRGVSRSSPVKCISDADLDASFGADPDPRSQESFDAYRTLNQRVGRGCGDKYGDQLPLYGTEQAARDVDAVRAAVGDEKLTYLGYSYGTLLGATYAQLYPRNVRAMVLDGAVDPRQQLIAGSESQAKGFERAFGNFTRWCAANAGRCPIAPDARAAVTTAIDKARVSPVRAADGREATSGWVFYAVISSLYTESGWEELARAVDELEGGDPSGVFDLADAYAGRDEAGNYSNLFDANLAVNCADETEKPSIARIRELQSQWRDRYPLFGPSLAVGMLGCVEWPGGRDPYPTGRAEGAPPIVVVGTTGDPATPYEQTAKLAAMLGVGRVLTWEGEGHTAYPQTACVTDAVDAYLISLTVPREGLRCPAR